The following coding sequences lie in one Silene latifolia isolate original U9 population chromosome 5, ASM4854445v1, whole genome shotgun sequence genomic window:
- the LOC141655206 gene encoding uncharacterized protein LOC141655206: protein MVEMEVDQLLPAKIAFKDEKGIVIQVAVEYDWKPVRCTKCNGMGHVKEQLEPVARTSVVQSVQSSAQPAVKEEGHFHTPTKRFVKLTRQERSGEGYSSENFGAHSYKEVLSSPSRKNLLAQGLFGLLETKIKNKAFNKAMNSFNNGWSITTNNGYHSGGKIWVLWQPNIYRVHVIDYNAQHIHMKVGALVSRNVFYLTMAIAADFNCVLAANEIFGGSTSLAKIEPFRKCVADCEVLDIAAVGSVFPDMFAHILPEGMMDHTPCIVKSNKVVQGKRSFKYFNMWDKAKDFLPLVKNHWNPNIDGTPLFKLAKN, encoded by the exons ATGGTGGAAATGGAAGTGGACCAACTGCTGCCTGCAAAAATAGCGTTTAAGGATGAGAAGGGGATTGTGATTCAGGTGGCAGTGGAGTATGATTGGAAACCGGTCAGGTGCACTAaatgtaatggcatgggacatgtTAAAGAGCAAT TGGAGCCAGTAGCTAGGACCTCTGTTGTCCAGTCTGTGCAGTCATCAGCTCAACCTGCTGTTAAGGAAGAAGGGCATTTCCATACACCAACAAAGAGGTTTGTTAAGCTGACAAGACAGGAGAGGAGTGGTGAGGGATACAGTAGTGAAAATTTTGGAGCTCATTCTTATAAGGAGGTGTTATCATCTCCTTCTAGGAAGAATTTGTTGGCTCAAG GTTTGTTTGGCTTATTGGAGACAAAAATAAAGAATAAAGCTTTCAATAAAGCAATGAATAGTTTTAATAATGGATGGAGTATTACTACCAATAATGGTTATCATAGTGGTGGGAAGATTTGGGTTTTGTGGCAACCAAATATCTATAGGGTGCATGTCATTGACTATAAtgctcaacatattcatatgaaAGTGGGAGCATTGGTATCAAGAAATGTGTTCTATCTGACTATG GCTATAGCTGCGGATTTCAACTGTGTGCTTGCTGCAAATGAGATATTTGGAGGTTCTACCTCCTTGGCAAAGATAGAGCCATTTAGAAAGTGTGTTGCTGACTGTGAAGTGCTTGATATTGCTGCAGTGGGCTCTGT CTTTCCTGATATGTTTGCCCATATTTTGCCTGAGGGGATGATGGATCATACACCATGTATAGTCAAGAGCAATAAGGTTGTGCAAGGCAAAAGGAGCTTTAAATATTTCAACATGTGGGACAAAGCCAAAGATTTTCTACCCCTGGTGAAAAATCATTGGAATCCTAATATTGATGGGACTCCTCTATTTAAATTGGCAAagaattga